One Defluviitoga tunisiensis genomic window carries:
- a CDS encoding O-acetylhomoserine aminocarboxypropyltransferase/cysteine synthase family protein, protein MAKKNYKFDTLMIHAGYNSDPTTGSNVVPIYQTSSYMFKDTNHAVSLFSLEESGNIYTRMENPTTEVLEKRIATLEAGVGALATASGQAAETISVLNITKSGDEILCSSSLYGGTFTLFKNTLGRLGIKTIFFDVTDLDMLHKKISKKTKLIYVETIGNPELSVPDFEKIAKIAHENGIPLIVDNTFATPFLCKPFEFGADIIIHSLTKYINGHGTCIGGIIVDSGKFDWNNGKFPELSEPDPAFHGVNFFEKFGNRAYIQKARSQFLRDIGSTISPINSFLILQGLETLSLRMQRHCSNALQIAQYLQNDPRVNWVIYPGLENHKTHVNSKKYLKNGFGGILTFGLKGGLEAGKQFIEHLELFQHVANVGDVRSLAIHPASTTHQQLTKEEQLASGVTEDMIRLSIGLEDVIDLIEDINQSLTKATTFQGELGNKCL, encoded by the coding sequence GCCGGGTACAATTCAGATCCTACAACTGGTTCAAATGTTGTTCCCATCTATCAGACATCCTCTTATATGTTTAAAGATACTAATCATGCAGTTAGTCTCTTTTCTTTGGAAGAAAGTGGCAATATTTATACAAGAATGGAAAACCCAACCACAGAGGTTTTAGAAAAGCGAATTGCTACTTTGGAAGCAGGAGTGGGGGCCCTGGCTACTGCATCGGGTCAAGCCGCTGAAACAATATCGGTATTAAATATTACAAAATCCGGAGACGAAATCTTGTGCAGTAGTTCTTTATATGGTGGAACATTTACATTATTCAAAAATACACTTGGAAGATTAGGAATTAAAACAATTTTTTTTGACGTTACAGACCTTGATATGTTACATAAGAAAATCTCAAAAAAAACAAAGTTAATTTACGTTGAAACCATTGGTAATCCTGAATTGTCTGTACCAGATTTTGAAAAAATAGCAAAAATAGCACATGAAAATGGGATTCCCTTAATTGTAGATAATACATTTGCCACACCATTTTTATGTAAACCTTTCGAATTTGGCGCTGATATTATAATTCATTCTCTAACTAAATATATAAATGGTCATGGTACTTGTATTGGTGGAATTATTGTAGATAGTGGCAAATTCGATTGGAACAACGGAAAGTTTCCTGAATTAAGTGAACCAGATCCAGCATTTCACGGAGTAAACTTTTTCGAAAAATTCGGAAATAGGGCATATATTCAAAAAGCCAGGTCTCAATTTTTAAGAGACATAGGAAGTACTATTAGCCCTATTAATTCTTTTTTGATATTGCAAGGGTTAGAAACCTTAAGTTTAAGGATGCAAAGACATTGCTCAAATGCATTGCAAATAGCTCAGTACTTGCAAAATGACCCAAGGGTCAATTGGGTTATTTATCCAGGATTAGAAAATCATAAAACGCATGTAAACTCAAAAAAATATTTAAAGAATGGTTTTGGGGGGATCTTAACCTTTGGATTAAAAGGGGGATTAGAAGCAGGAAAACAATTTATAGAACACTTAGAACTCTTTCAACATGTTGCTAATGTTGGAGATGTTAGATCTTTAGCGATTCATCCTGCTAGTACCACTCACCAACAACTAACTAAAGAAGAACAACTTGCCTCTGGGGTTACTGAGGATATGATAAGACTATCTATAGGATTGGAAGATGTTATAGATTTAATAGAAGATATAAATCAATCCCTAACTAAAGCTACTACATTTCAAGGAGAATTAGGAAATAAATGCCTATAA